One genomic region from Podarcis raffonei isolate rPodRaf1 chromosome 16, rPodRaf1.pri, whole genome shotgun sequence encodes:
- the LOC128403899 gene encoding testis-specific serine/threonine-protein kinase 1-like, which produces MDDAEVLKKRGYIMGINLGEGSYAKVKSAYSDRLKCNVAVKIIDKRKAPRDFLERFLPREIEMLARVKHPCIIKTYEIFETSDGKVYIVTELGVQGDLLEFIKKRGAIPEDVARKMFYQLANAIKYCHELDIVHRDLKCENLLLDKEYNIKLTDFGFSKRVARDEDGRVVLSKTFCGSAAYAAPEVLQGIPYQPKVYDIWSLGVVLFIMVCGSMPYDDSNIKKMLKLQKEHRVHFPRSKVLSVECKDLIYRMLQPDVSRRLCIDEVLMHVWMQDQRSASDTMLMKSGECSHHHNQIRAMFGKESSGPEPSDNEQILQEERHADLDVLSDKMQRTCL; this is translated from the coding sequence ATGGATGATGCTGAAGTTCTTAAAAAGAGAGGCTACATCATGGGGATCAACCTCGGAGAAGGGTCTTACGCCAAGGTGAAATCGGCCTACTCGGATCGGCTGAAGTGCAACGTGGCCGTCAAGATCATCGACAAGAGGAAGGCTCCTCGGGACTTCTTGGAGAGGTTCCTCCCCAGAGAGATAGAAATGCTGGCCAGGGTGAAGCACCCCTGCATCATCAAGACCTATGAGATCTTTGAGACCTCCGACGGCAAAGTCTACATCGTGACGGAACTGGGCGTGCAAGGAGACTTGCTGGAGTTCATCAAGAAGAGAGGAGCCATTCCTGAAGACGTAGCCCGCAAGATGTTCTACCAGCTCGCCAACGCCATCAAGTACTGCCACGAGCTGGACATTGTCCACCGGGACTTGAAATGCGAGAACCTTCTTCTGGACAAAGAATACAACATCAAACTGACGGACTTTGGCTTTTCCAAGAGAGTCGCCCGCGACGAAGATGGCAGGGTGGTCCTCAGCAAGACTTTCTGCGGTTCAGCGGCCTACGCGGCCCCGGAAGTGCTGCAAGGCATCCCTTACCAGCCAAAGGTTTACGACATATGGAGCTTGGGGGTGGTCCTGTTCATCATGGTGTGTGGCTCGATGCCTTACGATGACTCGAACATTAAGAAAATGCTCAAGCTACAGAAGGAGCACCGGGTACACTTCCCCCGGTCCAAAGTGCTGTCGGTCGAATGCAAAGATCTCATTTACCGCATGCTCCAACCCGACGTCTCCCGCCGACTCTGCATCGACGAGGTTTTAATGCATGTGTGGATGCAGGACCAGAGATCCGCTTCGGACACCATGCTCATGAAGTCAGGGGAATGCTCTCACCACCATAATCAGATAAGGGCCATGTTTGGGAAGGAGTCGTCGGGGCCGGAGCCTTCGGACAACGAGCAAATTCTCCAGGAAGAAAGGCATGCAGACTTGGATGTCCTCTCTGACAAGATGCAAAGGACTTGTCTTTGA